One genomic window of Providencia hangzhouensis includes the following:
- the adhE gene encoding bifunctional acetaldehyde-CoA/alcohol dehydrogenase: MSVTNVTELNELVARVKKAQREFATFSQEKVDEIFRAAALAAADARIPLAKLAVEESGMGIVEDKVIKNHFASEYIYNAYKDEKTCGTLSEDPTFGTITIAEPIGIICGIVPTTNPTSTAIFKSLISLKTRNAIIFSPHPRAKIATNRAAQIVLDAAIAAGAPKDIIGWIDSPSVELSNALMHHPDINLILATGGPGMVKAAYSSGKPAIGVGAGNTPVVIDETADIKRAVASILMSKTFDNGVICASEQSVVVVDEIYNQVRERFSSHGGYLLQGKELKAVQDIILKNGNLNAAIVGQPAYKIAEMAGITVPKTTKILIGEVKSIDESEPFAHEKLSPLLAMYRGKNFEDAVAKAEQLVEMGGIGHTSCLYTDQDNQHERVNYFGQKMKTARILINTPASQGGIGDLYNFKLAPSLTLGCGSWGGNSISENVGPKHLINTKTVAKRAENMLWHKLPNSIYFRRGCLPIALEEIATDGAKRAFIVTDGYLFNNGYVDEVVNVLKKHHIETDVFFEVEADPTLTVVRKGAAQMQAFQPDVIIALGGGSPMDAAKIMWVMYEHPETHFEELALRFMDIRKRIHRFPKMGVKAKLVAITTTSGTGSEVTPFAVVTDDKTGQKYPLADYALTPNMAIVDANLVMNMPKSLTAFGGLDAVTHALEAYVSVLANEFTDGQALKALSLLKDYLPASYHEGAKNPVARERVHNGATLAGIAFANAFLGVCHSMAHKLGSEFHIPHGLANALLICNVIRFNANDNPTKQTAFSQYDRPHARRQYAEIADHLGLTNVGDRTAAKIEKLLTWLEEMKADLGIPKSIRETGVTEADFLARVDKLSEDAFDDQCTGANPRYPLISEIKQLLLDSYYGREFVEHQDALVIEKEEKKAPQKKSTVKKEAEKKSTKK; encoded by the coding sequence ATGTCCGTAACTAACGTTACCGAACTCAATGAACTCGTTGCTCGTGTCAAAAAAGCTCAACGTGAATTCGCTACTTTTTCCCAAGAAAAAGTTGATGAAATCTTTAGAGCCGCGGCTCTCGCTGCTGCTGATGCACGTATCCCTCTAGCAAAACTTGCTGTCGAAGAATCTGGAATGGGTATTGTTGAAGATAAAGTGATTAAAAACCACTTCGCTTCAGAGTACATCTACAATGCTTATAAAGACGAAAAGACCTGCGGCACGCTATCTGAAGACCCAACATTTGGGACAATCACCATTGCTGAGCCGATTGGTATTATCTGTGGTATTGTGCCAACAACTAACCCAACTTCAACCGCGATTTTTAAATCACTTATTAGCTTAAAAACGCGCAATGCTATTATATTCTCCCCTCATCCTCGCGCTAAAATTGCTACCAACCGCGCGGCACAAATTGTGCTTGATGCTGCAATTGCCGCTGGTGCACCGAAAGATATTATTGGTTGGATTGATTCCCCTTCTGTTGAGCTATCCAACGCTTTAATGCACCACCCTGATATTAACCTGATTTTAGCGACCGGTGGACCAGGCATGGTCAAAGCTGCTTATAGTTCTGGAAAACCTGCAATTGGTGTTGGTGCTGGTAACACCCCTGTCGTTATTGATGAAACCGCAGATATTAAGCGTGCTGTCGCGTCTATCTTGATGTCAAAAACATTCGATAACGGAGTTATTTGTGCATCTGAACAATCCGTTGTAGTCGTTGATGAAATCTACAATCAAGTTCGCGAGCGTTTTTCAAGTCATGGTGGTTACCTGCTACAAGGAAAAGAGCTTAAAGCGGTTCAAGATATCATTTTAAAAAATGGTAACTTAAATGCCGCTATTGTTGGCCAACCTGCTTATAAAATTGCTGAAATGGCCGGTATTACTGTGCCAAAAACCACTAAAATATTAATTGGTGAAGTAAAAAGCATCGATGAGTCAGAACCGTTCGCACATGAAAAACTTTCACCATTATTAGCGATGTACCGTGGTAAAAACTTTGAAGACGCGGTTGCCAAAGCAGAACAACTTGTCGAAATGGGCGGGATCGGCCATACCTCTTGTTTATACACTGACCAAGATAACCAACACGAACGCGTTAACTATTTTGGCCAAAAAATGAAAACAGCGCGTATTTTAATCAATACGCCAGCATCTCAAGGTGGTATCGGAGACCTTTATAACTTTAAATTAGCCCCTTCTCTTACTCTAGGTTGTGGTTCTTGGGGTGGTAACTCCATCTCTGAAAACGTGGGTCCAAAACACCTAATCAATACCAAAACTGTGGCGAAGAGAGCTGAAAATATGTTGTGGCATAAACTTCCGAACTCAATCTACTTCCGCCGTGGTTGTCTACCTATCGCCCTTGAAGAGATTGCAACTGATGGTGCAAAACGCGCCTTTATCGTAACCGATGGCTATCTGTTCAATAATGGTTATGTTGATGAAGTGGTTAACGTTCTCAAAAAACACCACATTGAAACAGACGTTTTCTTTGAAGTTGAGGCAGACCCAACATTAACTGTTGTCCGTAAAGGTGCAGCACAAATGCAAGCATTCCAACCTGATGTGATCATTGCATTAGGTGGTGGTTCACCAATGGATGCGGCTAAAATCATGTGGGTCATGTATGAACACCCAGAGACTCATTTTGAGGAATTAGCATTACGTTTCATGGATATACGTAAACGTATCCACCGCTTCCCTAAAATGGGCGTTAAGGCTAAATTAGTTGCTATCACAACAACTTCAGGTACAGGTTCTGAGGTCACCCCATTTGCTGTAGTGACTGATGATAAAACGGGCCAAAAATATCCATTAGCAGATTATGCATTAACGCCAAATATGGCCATTGTTGATGCCAACTTAGTCATGAATATGCCTAAATCTTTAACTGCTTTCGGTGGTTTAGATGCTGTCACCCATGCGTTAGAAGCTTATGTTTCTGTTTTAGCTAACGAGTTTACTGATGGTCAAGCACTTAAAGCACTAAGCTTATTAAAAGATTATTTACCAGCAAGTTACCATGAAGGTGCTAAAAATCCTGTAGCCAGAGAACGCGTACACAACGGTGCGACACTTGCCGGTATTGCATTTGCAAACGCATTCCTAGGTGTATGTCATTCAATGGCACACAAACTTGGCTCAGAATTCCATATTCCTCATGGTCTCGCTAATGCTCTATTAATTTGTAACGTTATCCGTTTCAATGCTAATGATAACCCAACAAAACAAACTGCATTTAGCCAGTACGACCGCCCTCATGCGCGCCGCCAATATGCAGAAATTGCGGATCATTTGGGACTCACTAACGTCGGAGATCGTACTGCTGCGAAAATTGAAAAATTACTCACATGGTTGGAGGAAATGAAAGCCGATTTAGGTATTCCTAAATCTATTCGTGAGACTGGTGTTACTGAAGCTGACTTCTTAGCTCGCGTAGATAAACTTTCTGAAGATGCGTTTGATGACCAATGTACAGGAGCTAACCCTCGTTATCCTTTAATTTCTGAAATTAAACAGCTATTACTGGATTCTTATTATGGTCGCGAGTTTGTTGAGCACCAAGACGCACTTGTGATTGAAAAAGAGGAAAAAAAAGCCCCTCAGAAAAAATCAACCGTAAAAAAAGAAGCAGAAAAGAAAAGCACTAAGAAATAA
- a CDS encoding YchE family NAAT transporter, whose product MSSALLDLSGYIKFFIGLFALVNPVGILPVFISMTNYQSNAGRNKTNTIANTSVAIILCTSLLIGDSILQLFGISIDSFRIAGGILIVTIAMSMISGKIGEDKQNKQEKTETAVRDSIGVVPLALPLMAGPGAISSCIVWSSRWHGWQNFLGLALTSIAFAFCCWLLFRSASLLVRYLGQTGINVVTRIMGLLLMSLGIEFIVTGVKAIFPGLL is encoded by the coding sequence GTGAGTAGCGCATTACTTGATTTATCGGGATATATTAAATTTTTTATTGGTTTGTTTGCACTCGTAAACCCAGTTGGCATATTGCCTGTGTTTATTAGTATGACAAACTATCAAAGTAATGCGGGGAGAAATAAAACCAATACTATTGCAAATACATCAGTTGCTATCATTTTATGTACATCATTATTAATTGGTGACTCAATATTGCAATTGTTTGGTATCTCAATTGATTCTTTCCGTATTGCTGGTGGGATCTTGATCGTCACAATAGCGATGTCAATGATCAGCGGTAAAATTGGGGAAGACAAACAAAATAAACAAGAAAAAACAGAAACTGCGGTTAGAGATAGCATTGGTGTTGTGCCTTTGGCTTTACCCCTAATGGCAGGGCCTGGTGCAATAAGTTCTTGTATTGTTTGGTCATCTCGCTGGCATGGGTGGCAAAACTTTTTAGGCTTAGCGTTGACGAGTATCGCATTTGCCTTTTGTTGTTGGTTATTATTCCGCTCAGCGTCTTTATTGGTTCGTTACTTAGGTCAAACAGGGATCAACGTAGTAACGCGTATCATGGGTCTATTACTGATGTCATTGGGTATAGAGTTTATTGTGACAGGTGTTAAGGCCATATTCCCGGGCTTATTGTAA
- a CDS encoding thymidine kinase: MAQLYFYYSAMNAGKSTSLLQSSYNYNERGMRTVIFTAEIDNRFEQGKVSSRIGLSAEALLYSTTTNMAELIKKENSEQKVHCVLIDECQFLTKKQVEELCDIVDNEDIPVLCYGLRTDFAGQLFEGSQYLLAWADKLVELKTVCYCGRKASKVLRIGSDGVPVYEGLQVDIGGNEKYISVCRKHYSEAIKQAQLMNEGVIPKKPLHFR; encoded by the coding sequence ATGGCTCAGCTTTACTTTTATTATTCAGCTATGAATGCGGGAAAATCAACGTCATTATTGCAATCATCGTATAACTATAATGAAAGAGGGATGCGTACGGTTATTTTTACAGCAGAGATAGATAACCGTTTTGAACAAGGAAAAGTCTCATCGCGCATAGGCTTATCAGCGGAAGCGTTATTATACTCAACAACAACAAATATGGCTGAACTGATAAAAAAAGAAAATAGTGAACAAAAAGTCCATTGTGTTCTTATTGATGAATGCCAATTCCTAACAAAAAAACAAGTTGAAGAATTATGTGACATAGTTGATAACGAGGATATTCCAGTTTTATGCTATGGGTTGCGTACCGATTTTGCAGGGCAATTATTTGAGGGCAGTCAATACTTGCTTGCTTGGGCTGATAAATTAGTTGAGCTAAAAACAGTTTGTTATTGCGGACGTAAGGCGAGTAAGGTATTGCGTATAGGAAGTGATGGGGTGCCTGTATATGAAGGCCTACAAGTCGATATAGGCGGTAATGAAAAGTATATCTCTGTTTGTCGTAAACACTATTCAGAAGCAATAAAACAGGCTCAGTTGATGAATGAAGGCGTTATACCTAAGAAACCACTCCATTTTAGGTAA